In one window of Opitutus sp. GAS368 DNA:
- a CDS encoding alginate lyase family protein, translating to MRALRFAALAAAFLSVAFPALAAEPAAGFVHPGVLVNRAQLDLIKQRVAAGAEPQKSAFAALLASPMAALDYTASPRATVECGSYSKPDLGCKDEQRDSAAAYTQALAWAVTGNARYAHNAIRIMNAWATTLTGGHTNNNGPIQAAWCAEEWPRAAEIIRATTDFWPPEEIARFATMLKTQYVPSLINGSDENGNKEISMAAALINIGVFTDDRALYDAGVKMWRGRAPALVYLRSDGAAPVRPASGQAAIWGNKGKTPQFVDGLLQETARDSQHANMAFASMVNGAETARQQGLDLYAEQGARIRAAMEFQAQFLKPNAATPPPNLEFNLHPTWEIAYNHFHDRLGLALPLMAAVIPTNRPTGVNHHMAWETLTHGGIGAVGLPPLR from the coding sequence ATGCGTGCCCTCCGTTTCGCCGCGCTCGCGGCTGCCTTTCTCTCCGTCGCGTTCCCGGCGCTCGCGGCCGAACCGGCCGCCGGCTTCGTGCATCCCGGCGTCCTGGTCAACCGCGCGCAGCTCGATCTGATCAAGCAGCGCGTCGCCGCCGGCGCAGAGCCCCAGAAATCCGCTTTCGCGGCGCTGCTGGCCAGCCCCATGGCGGCGCTGGATTACACGGCAAGCCCGCGCGCGACCGTCGAGTGCGGCTCCTATTCCAAGCCCGACCTGGGCTGCAAGGACGAGCAACGCGACAGCGCCGCCGCTTACACGCAGGCCCTGGCCTGGGCCGTTACGGGCAATGCCCGCTACGCGCACAACGCCATCCGCATCATGAACGCCTGGGCGACCACGCTCACCGGCGGCCACACCAACAACAACGGCCCGATCCAGGCCGCGTGGTGCGCCGAGGAATGGCCGCGCGCCGCCGAGATCATCCGCGCCACCACCGATTTCTGGCCGCCGGAGGAGATCGCGCGCTTTGCCACGATGCTGAAGACGCAATACGTGCCTTCGCTCATCAACGGCTCCGATGAAAACGGCAACAAGGAGATCTCCATGGCCGCGGCACTGATCAATATCGGGGTGTTCACCGACGACCGCGCGCTCTACGATGCCGGCGTGAAGATGTGGCGCGGCCGCGCCCCGGCCCTGGTCTACCTCAGGTCCGACGGCGCCGCGCCCGTGCGGCCGGCCAGCGGCCAGGCGGCGATCTGGGGCAACAAGGGCAAGACGCCGCAATTCGTGGACGGCCTGCTGCAGGAGACGGCGCGCGATTCGCAGCATGCCAACATGGCCTTCGCCTCAATGGTCAACGGCGCCGAGACGGCCCGTCAGCAGGGCCTCGACCTCTACGCCGAGCAAGGGGCGCGTATCCGGGCCGCGATGGAATTCCAGGCGCAGTTCCTGAAACCCAATGCCGCGACCCCGCCGCCCAACCTCGAGTTCAACCTGCACCCGACCTGGGAGATTGCCTACAACCATTTCCACGACCGGCTCGGGCTGGCGCTGCCGCTCATGGCCGCGGTGATCCCCACCAACCGGCCCACCGGCGTGAA